The Rhodamnia argentea isolate NSW1041297 chromosome 10, ASM2092103v1, whole genome shotgun sequence sequence CAGGGATGACTCGTACCAATTTGAACTTGATCAATCGAGCTGTGAGCCGAACCACGGATAAGTTCTCCGCACGTTTTATtcattgtaagctaaaattgcATAAAAGCATGCCTCACATGACAGAACACGCATTATTCAACAGCAAAACGGATGAAGTTGCTAAGGGAATAGGCGTGGATAGGCTCAGACTTCCCAAGTGGACCGAGAATGACAGTCCATTGTCCAGACTGAAGATCGATCTGAACAATAGGTACTCAGAACACATTCTGGCCTTGAAGCACCTCCCGACCGAGCCTTAGACACCTTCTTCAAGTGACCCCACAATGTGTCCGAATTAAAGTGGATCGCCTTTTAGAACATGTCATATTCACGGCTATATCAATGACTTCGTCATTTAAGTACGAGTTTTTCCACTCATTGTTGTAACATCCTTCCAATTACGTGAATTGCGATACTTTCCTACGCGTGTTGCATAAGCATAATAAATTGATGCAATCCCTCCTATTCACAAAATCATTACTGTAAGTCTACAAAAGCATGATTAGTCACCATATAAACCATATAAAGACGGACCAATGAGAAGAGAGTAGTTACATGCAACTGAGATGGACCTCTTTACTTACCCGCTAATAAATTGTCACTCAAACGCTACTGATGCTGCTCACATAGACAATGGAATCGAACCACTTTGGCAGCCCTTCGAACACAAGATCAACGGCTTTGTCGCAATTCGGGTCATAACGAACCAGAGCTCTGTTATGGTACTCCAACAAGATATCACCATTCCTCAACATCCCCAGGACCCTCACATATAATCCGTACCTTTTGCGCATCAGAATTCTGGACATCTTGCAAGATGGGTCTTTGGTTTCCTCATGTTCATGGCTCTGGAGCCCCTTGGGCAGGTAAGATCCAATGCTGTAGTCCTTAATCCACGACTCCTTCATGCCGTACTCCTTCATGACCCAGATCTCTAACGCTCCACTCGAGGACAGAACAGCTGCAGAAAGACAACCTCCGAGCTCCACCAGATCAAGGTTGCTCCTCCAGAAATCCTCGCATTCTGGTTCTGAGACATTCCTGAATTTTTCATCGGACAAGTCGAACGATACGATCCTGTCGGTCCGACGCCTGACTCTTGAAGCGGTCCAATGGAGTTTTCTGTTAACAAGAGGCTGAGTGGGCGTTGCTTCCAAATAACGAGTTGCGTTACCTGATATCAAAGTAACGACCCCAAACAAATATAAGGAACTCCCCAAGTAAATTGGTTTGTATCTAGGAGTATTCCCATCCATCAATTTTAGAAACAGATGACACTGGACTCGCCAAGATTCATGAAAATGAGTGGATCAAATATGACTAGCATAATTAAGCAATCTACTTTCTTGAAGTTACACAGTGGAAGGATGGGTTTTGATAATGTCCAACACCAGCAAACATAGGCAATAGATATGCACATTAggatctttcttttgcttttgaacaAGGTTACATATACAAAACAAGTCCCATTGACAGCATATGAACTTTCGCAGCGTCTCGTGATTGGTGATTGCAGGAACACAGAATTTTGTACACCAGTTTCTGCGAAGACTTTGGATAATTTCGCACCGTCTCGTGATACGGTGATTGCAGGAACACAGAATTTTGTTCACCAGTTTCTGCGTAGACTTTGGATACCAAGCATTACTCATCCTATGAACAGAAGACATTTAATAGGAAACTGAGATGCGATATACGTACAGATGATTACCCAAGAGCAAATGAGTGAACTGAGACAATGGCGTTTAcattagaaagagagagactaaGCAGTGAGGTTTTCAATCGAACATTTTGCAGGCATGTCAACTGTTACCTAATCTCCTCCACGTCGGGCTTCTCAAGGTGCAGACTTGAACCTCGGAATTGTCCAAGAAAACACGATGATTGCGACTCGTGATCCTATACACGATCTTGATCACCTTGTAGTCCTTCTCGGTAACGTCGAACCCGAACCCCAACACCATCTCTTGTTTCCACTGGCAAGCGTCTGAGTCAGGAAGTTCCCTGTACTCCCCCGTGAGAGGATTGTACACGTAGACCTCGTCGCTGTTCAGGGCATTTGCCAAGCAGAGCAACCCCTCGCTCGACCCGACGACGTCGAACTCCGGCGGGATGACGCTGTGCGGAGGGTGGAATTTTCTCGCCCGGCAATTCCTTCCGTTGCCGCCGGAGACGTCGTCGACGAAGTAGAGCTGGCTCCGGAGGGGTTGGTCGCAGTGGAAGACGAGGGAGGGGTCGTGGGAGGACGCCGCGCCAGGTCGGTGGAGCTGGAGGAGGAGCGGGTCTCGCGCCAGGGCTCGCCACGACCGGCACACGAACTGGGCTCGGAACAGAGACGGCGTGGGGAGTATCGAGAGGATGTGGATGACGATCTCGCGAGGGAGAGTGTCGATGGTGACGCCATGTGACTGTGACGGTGAGGGCGAATGGTCTCTCGGGCGATCTCTTCGTCCATTCTTGCTCTGCGAACCGGAGTCTGGCTCTGATTCCATGGAGGAGGGCTGGCATCAGATTGACGGTGAAGAAAGGATTGATGAAGACAAAGAGGAGTGAGGATGACTATGTTGGTTCGGATCTTTCGGAGATGACGAACACTGTTATGGCGGCGAGCTTACGGGGAAGCTGGTCAAACGAGAAGGACCAATCAGCAGACGTGGAAATCAAGGTGGGAAACGAAATGACAAATAGGATAATTTTGGAGGGCAAACTagcaaattgaataatttaaatttgGGCTCCATCTATAGTGAGTTTTTTTACCTCTCATTAccgttttcttttttaggtcCAACTCTCCTTAGCGTTCGACGTGCGACATTAAATTCCAATGTATTACTTTGTCGTTTTCTGAATCCTCGTGGTGATTGTGTACGCAAGGAGCAGGAACCAAAAAATTGTCGTCGAATTGTACTAAGAAAACACCCAGCGAAGCAAAATTTGCtaacaaatcttttaattttgtcaatttgattttaaaattttcaattatgctaagttaatcctaaatcttttaatgatcTGTCAATTTAACCCTGAAAGATGTTAGCTCGACTATGTGACGGTAGTGTTAATTCTTTTCGACTACACGATATTCCAATCAATGAAAactttatgtaaaacacgcATGGATGGTGTATGTATCTATGATTGAAATTGTATCATTTCTGACTGTCTATTAGGAAAGCATTTCTCTttaaccctaaaccttttgacaacttgatAATCCTTCTAgctaattttagctgaaaatcgctaacatagacGCCGACTATTTTATGTAGTGTATACAGTGCAAAAATGAATagattttgcatttcttttctttttttccctttttctttccctttcgcATGTGGCCGATACTCGACCATGCTGGCGACGGCCCACAGGCGATCGCCCTCGTAGCCTTTGGTGAGGACTTGACCCTCGCATGTGGCCCGTCACCGGCCATGACCCAGTACTAACCACAatccaaaaggaaagaaaatgaaaaataaaagaaaggagaaaaaggaatttttttttgacaaaaatgcaaaattcgTCTACGTCGGTCTTgacatgccatgtaggatggatGGTGGCCCGTCGACATCCACATGGACAATTTGaggctaaaattgaccggaatgactaaattagcaaatcattaAATGTTTATGACGAaattggtaaatcatcaaaatgttaggactaaattgacacaattaaaaggtttatgattgaattgatcgcCGTAAAATaagcttaggactttttgaacaattctCCTAGTGGATATTCTTGATTGGCAAGTATGGATGGTCGACAGGATAATTAGTATTATTGACAACAAATACAAAGGAAAATTATTGAGGGCCTGCATGAGAACCATTTTGGTTCTCTGATTCCATTCCTTGGAGTAAAAAAAGATGAGTCCCtttatttggtaacgtaaataattctgattctgattctgtttctagaatcggttttagagcaaaatccggaacaaaaaaaaagttggttctaaaAAAAGTAATCACTTTTtggaatcacaaaacagaataaagtctcacatttctcattttttcctttcagttATCTCCTCATTTtcccctcaacctaataaaaataaaataaaataaaaataaaaaatttagaaaaaaattggaaatctttaaaaaatcataaaaaatttagaaaatccctaaaaatagaaaaaatcttaGATTAgactagtttgaccttatttataattttctagatttcatagattttactTTTCTGCAAAAAAATATCTCGGaagatgagggcatccaacatacggatgataatatatatacttgtagccgtgcgtcacaaaatATGACAATTTGCACATAAAGCTGGAGCCAAACACCCTCTTGAATTTAGGACAGAAGCTGCAAAAtcatagtgaaggacttgtacttcgtatcaaggaggataactttttttatcactggataatttggttattcggctgctatgtttgtatgtattttggacaatacaacatttaaaaaaaaatgagttctcaaTATGGGAATTGtccatgcttcaatcgaacttcaaacgtcatgtattaaaatttgtgtttcatttatgacacgctaaaaaataatgtattttaaattattttagtgtgcatttgaaattagtcttcaatttaggatgaaattttacaaagtaactacatagttatttgacttaaatgaaaaaaattaggaagagaaacagtttttcgaaacagaaattttatgcggtTATTAAATGCGTTCTAATccaggaacataaattttgaacAGTTATCATATGCATTTtcattctctaaaactcatctaggaacaaaataaaaaaaaagttattttaatcATAATCAGTTTTCAGGAATAGAATGGTTGACATGTACAGCCTTAAAGTCGCATGTCGAACACTAatgagaggggaaaaaaacctCACTATAGATGGAcccaaaatttaaattattcaattggTTATTTTACCCTCTAAAATTATGCTATTTgtaattgagaaaattttaaaaaagggttcaaaatcttctcattttttcaaataagggctcaaagtaaacattgtttcaaataagggcctgaagtgccttcattttttcaaacaagAGTCCGAAGTAAACGTTACTTAAATATGAGCCTGAAGTGgctataaaatttcaaaaaagggcatgatttCAAGGGAATTTCtgtctttttctatatttgatatttttttattaaattttttatatttctttaaaattttaaaaaaattaaaaagaaaaaaaggtataCACTGGCCGCCGCGGGGGGGAGGAAGCGATCCGTGATCCTATGCACGATCTTGATCGCCTTGTAATCCTTCTCGGTCTCGTCGAAACCGAACCCCAACACCATCTCTTTGCTCCTCTGGCGAGCCTCCAAGTCCAGAAGCTCCCTGTATTCCCCCGCGAGAGGATTGTACACGTAGACGTCGTCGCTGTACATAGCATTCGCCAAGCAGAGCAACCCCTCGCTCGACCCGACGACGTCGAACTCCGGCGTGACGATGCTGTAGGGAGGGTGGAATTTCCTCACCAGGCGATGCCTTCCGTCGCCTTCGGAGATGTCGTCAACGAAGTAGAGCTGGCTCCGGAGGGGGTGGTCGGAGTGGAAGATGACGGTGGGGTCGTGGGAGGACGCCGCGCCAGGTCGGTGGAGCTGGAGGAGGAGCGGGTCTTGCACCAGGACTCGCCACGACCGGCAGACGAACTGTGCTCGGAACAGAGACGGCGCGGGGAGTCTCGAGAGGATGTGGATGACGATCTCGCGAGGGAGAGTGTCGATGGTGACGCCATGTGATTGTGACGGAGAGGGTGAGTGGTCTCTTCTCGGGTGATCGCTTCGTCCATTCTTGCTTTGCGAACCGGAGTCCGGTTCTGATTGGATTGATGATGAGGAATGAGGGTGAGGAGGATGATTTCGAGGACGGCTAATGTTGGTAAATttaaaatgctcataaaaaagtcaaataaaagttagtaaGTAATTCAAAAGAGAGTTGGTAACTTGCTAATCTAAAACTGGTAATGTAATCGGAATAAATTTTGGTAAGTCACCCCATAAATATTTGCAAATTCATACAGGGTCTCTCAATTTATggttttggtaaggaaaaaaaaaagtcggcaTTAAATAACAAAAGTTGTTAATTTGCAAACAGTGGAAAAAATAGGTAATTTCGCTGGTAAGTAACCAAATATTATCGAGAAACCAAGTATAATAAGGTAATTCTGTTTACCAGTAATTTTTAACGATTACAAATCCACTAAAAATCTACCAAcacggaaaagaaaatttagctTTTTTAGAACGAAATAGTAGAATCGTTggtgaaaagagaagaagagaaattcgCCATCAAAATCATCTGGGCAGGACTAATTTTATATACGTTCTTTCTTGGTTACGTTCAAATTTGACAAGGCATGGGTCCAACTTTCATTCATGTGACGGTGACCTAAGAAAGCAGAAAGGTCGGC is a genomic window containing:
- the LOC115747643 gene encoding F-box protein At3g07870-like, producing MESEPDSGSQSKNGRRDRPRDHSPSPSQSHGVTIDTLPREIVIHILSILPTPSLFRAQFVCRSWRALARDPLLLQLHRPGAASSHDPSLVFHCDQPLRSQLYFVDDVSGGNGRNCRARKFHPPHSVIPPEFDVVGSSEGLLCLANALNSDEVYVYNPLTGEYRELPDSDACQWKQEMVLGFGFDVTEKDYKVIKIVYRITSRNHRVFLDNSEVQVCTLRSPTWRRLGNATRYLEATPTQPLVNRKLHWTASRVRRRTDRIVSFDLSDEKFRNVSEPECEDFWRSNLDLVELGGCLSAAVLSSSGALEIWVMKEYGMKESWIKDYSIGSYLPKGLQSHEHEETKDPSCKMSRILMRKRYGLYVRVLGMLRNGDILLEYHNRALVRYDPNCDKAVDLVFEGLPKWFDSIVYVSSISSV
- the LOC115747587 gene encoding F-box protein At3g07870-like, whose product is MDSCESSFLKEPGSDDKDHRPNHPRRTSRPRNHPPHPHSSSSIQSEPDSGSQSKNGRSDHPRRDHSPSPSQSHGVTIDTLPREIVIHILSRLPAPSLFRAQFVCRSWRVLVQDPLLLQLHRPGAASSHDPTVIFHSDHPLRSQLYFVDDISEGDGRHRLVRKFHPPYSIVTPEFDVVGSSEGLLCLANAMYSDDVYVYNPLAGEYRELLDLEARQRSKEMVLGFGFDETEKDYKAIKIVHRITDRFLPPAAASPLQAHI